One segment of Streptomyces bathyalis DNA contains the following:
- the ppdK gene encoding pyruvate, phosphate dikinase: MPDHDVAQKFVYDFTEGNKDLKDLLGGKGANLAEMTNLGLPVPPGFTITTEACKVYLDSGEEPDVLRDEVSAHLEALERKMGKKLGQADDPLLVSVRSGAKFSMPGMMDTVLNIGLSDDSVHGLAAQSGDERFAWDSYRRLIQMFGDTVLGMDGEVFSEAIEQAKSLKGVTSDIDLDTADMQTLTEKFKHLVLKETGRDFPQDPREQMDLAVTAVFDSWNGQRAKLYRRQERIPQDLGTAVNVCSMVFGNLGPDSGTGVAFTRDPATGQQGVYGDYLQNAQGEDVVAGIRNTVQLAELESLDKASYDQLMQIMETLETHYRDLCDIEFTIERGKLWMLQTRVGKRTAAAAFRIATQLVDQGLIDEAEALQRVNGNQLAQLMFPRFDSNGGVRDADEIGWGIAASPGAAVGKAVFDSYTAIKWSRSGEKVILIRRETNPDDLDGMLAAEGILTSRGGKTSHAAVVARGMGKTCVCGAEELEVDTKRRRLKTPGGLIIEEGDVVSIDGSTGKVYAGEVPVVPSPVVEYFEGRMHAGADDANELVKAVHRIMAYADRVRRLRVRANADNAEDGARARRFGAQGIGLCRTEHMFLGERRSLVERLILAESEEEREEALEGLLPLQQGDFVELLESMDGLPVTVRLLDPPLHEFLPDITELSVRVALAESRKDANENDLRLLQAVHRLHEQNPMLGLRGVRLGLVVPGLFTMQVRAIAEAAAARKAGGGDPRAEIMIPLVGTVQELEIVREEAEAVIADVEEQHDVELNLTLGTMIELPRAALTAGQIAECADFFSFGTNDLTQTVWAFSRDDVEASFFTAYLEKGIFGVSPFETIDREGVGELVRLAVEAGRATRPDLKLGVCGEHGGDPDSVHFFHDVGLDYVSCSPFRIPVARLEAGRAAAAD; the protein is encoded by the coding sequence GTGCCGGATCACGATGTAGCGCAGAAGTTCGTCTACGACTTCACAGAGGGCAACAAGGATCTCAAGGACCTCCTGGGTGGCAAGGGGGCCAATCTCGCCGAGATGACCAACCTCGGGCTCCCCGTCCCGCCCGGGTTCACGATCACCACCGAGGCGTGCAAGGTCTACCTCGACAGCGGTGAGGAGCCCGACGTTCTCCGCGACGAGGTCAGCGCCCATCTCGAGGCGCTGGAACGGAAGATGGGCAAGAAGCTCGGTCAGGCCGACGACCCGCTGCTGGTGTCCGTGCGGTCCGGGGCGAAGTTCTCGATGCCCGGGATGATGGACACCGTCCTCAACATCGGCCTCTCCGACGACTCCGTGCACGGGCTGGCCGCACAGTCCGGCGACGAGCGCTTCGCCTGGGACTCCTACCGGCGGCTCATCCAGATGTTCGGCGACACCGTCCTCGGCATGGACGGCGAGGTCTTCTCCGAGGCCATCGAGCAGGCCAAGAGCCTCAAGGGCGTGACCAGCGACATCGACCTGGACACGGCGGACATGCAGACCCTGACCGAGAAGTTCAAGCACCTGGTGCTGAAGGAGACCGGGCGGGACTTCCCGCAGGACCCGCGCGAGCAGATGGACCTCGCCGTCACGGCGGTCTTCGACTCGTGGAACGGCCAGCGGGCCAAGCTCTACCGCCGTCAGGAGCGCATCCCTCAGGACCTGGGCACGGCCGTGAACGTCTGCTCGATGGTCTTCGGCAACCTCGGCCCGGACTCCGGCACCGGCGTCGCCTTCACCCGCGACCCCGCGACCGGCCAGCAGGGCGTCTACGGCGACTACCTGCAGAACGCCCAGGGCGAGGACGTCGTCGCCGGCATCCGCAACACGGTGCAGCTCGCCGAGCTGGAGTCGCTGGACAAGGCCTCCTACGACCAGCTGATGCAGATCATGGAAACCCTGGAGACGCACTACAGGGACCTCTGCGACATCGAATTCACCATCGAGCGCGGCAAGTTGTGGATGCTGCAGACCCGCGTCGGGAAGCGCACCGCGGCCGCCGCCTTCCGCATCGCCACGCAGCTCGTCGACCAGGGCCTCATCGACGAGGCAGAGGCGCTGCAACGGGTCAACGGCAACCAGCTCGCGCAGCTGATGTTCCCCCGGTTCGACAGCAACGGCGGAGTCAGGGACGCCGACGAGATCGGCTGGGGCATCGCCGCGTCACCGGGGGCGGCCGTCGGCAAGGCGGTCTTCGACTCCTACACCGCGATCAAGTGGTCCCGGTCCGGTGAGAAGGTCATCCTCATCCGCCGCGAGACCAACCCCGACGACCTGGACGGCATGCTCGCGGCCGAAGGCATCCTCACCTCCCGCGGCGGCAAGACCTCGCACGCGGCCGTCGTCGCCCGCGGCATGGGAAAGACCTGCGTGTGCGGCGCCGAGGAGCTGGAGGTCGACACCAAGCGGCGCCGCCTGAAGACCCCCGGCGGGCTGATCATCGAGGAGGGCGACGTCGTCTCGATCGACGGCTCCACCGGCAAGGTCTACGCCGGTGAGGTGCCGGTCGTGCCGTCGCCCGTCGTCGAGTACTTCGAGGGCCGCATGCACGCCGGGGCCGACGACGCCAACGAGCTGGTCAAGGCCGTCCACCGGATCATGGCGTATGCGGACCGGGTGCGCCGCCTGCGCGTACGGGCCAACGCCGACAACGCCGAGGACGGCGCGCGCGCACGGCGCTTCGGAGCGCAGGGCATCGGCCTGTGCCGTACCGAGCACATGTTCCTCGGCGAGCGGCGCAGCCTCGTGGAGCGGCTCATCCTGGCGGAGTCCGAGGAGGAGCGGGAGGAGGCCCTGGAGGGTCTGCTGCCGCTCCAGCAGGGCGACTTCGTCGAGCTGCTGGAATCCATGGACGGGCTTCCGGTGACCGTGCGGCTGCTGGACCCGCCGCTGCACGAGTTCCTGCCGGACATCACCGAGCTGTCGGTGCGGGTGGCCCTCGCCGAGTCCCGCAAGGACGCCAACGAGAACGACCTGCGGCTGCTGCAGGCCGTCCACCGGCTGCACGAGCAGAACCCGATGCTGGGGCTGCGCGGCGTGCGGCTGGGCCTGGTCGTGCCGGGGCTGTTCACGATGCAGGTACGGGCCATCGCGGAGGCCGCGGCCGCGCGCAAGGCCGGCGGCGGCGACCCACGAGCGGAGATCATGATCCCGCTCGTGGGCACCGTGCAGGAGCTGGAGATCGTCCGCGAGGAGGCGGAGGCGGTCATCGCGGACGTCGAGGAGCAGCACGACGTCGAGCTGAACCTGACACTCGGCACGATGATCGAGCTGCCGCGGGCGGCCCTGACGGCCGGCCAGATCGCCGAGTGCGCCGACTTCTTCTCCTTCGGCACCAACGACCTCACCCAGACCGTGTGGGCGTTCAGCCGTGACGACGTGGAGGCCAGCTTCTTCACGGCGTACCTGGAGAAGGGGATCTTCGGGGTCTCCCCGTTCGAGACGATCGACAGGGAAGGCGTGGGCGAGCTCGTACGCCTGGCCGTGGAGGCGGGCCGCGCCACACGCCCCGACCTCAAGCTCGGCGTGTGCGGCGAACACGGCGGCGACCCCGACTCGGTGCACTTCTTCCACGACGTGGGGCTCGACTACGTCTCCTGCTCCCCGTTCCGCATCCCCGTCGCACGTCTGGAGGCGGGCAGGGCGGCCGCGGCCGACTGA
- a CDS encoding ROK family transcriptional regulator, which yields MTGNQASAGHLLQLIREGRATTRGALQRATGLSRSTVGHRLDQLFAAGWLREGEAAPVEGSGGGRPSTRLEFDAEHAVVLAADLGTHLTSAAVVDLAGTVLAERSGEMLITDGPDHVLDTLAQWFAGLLKETGTPHGRVCGIGLSVPGPVDWDSGLVVQPPIMPGWDGFPIRGRLQEAWVRHIAADGPAVPVLVDNDANLMAYAEQRAGHRDCAAFLLVKVSTGIGAGVVADGRLYRGIDGGAGDIGHIRLHDCPDALCMCGSYGCLAAVASGRALAAQLSDAGIATSSASGVRDHLAAGQPDAVRLAREAGRKVGEVLVTVVTLLNPGVLMIAGDLAGTPFLTGVRELLYQRAMPRTTAHLNVVTSRLGERAGLLGAAASVVEELYSPERADARLADPGR from the coding sequence ATGACCGGGAACCAGGCGAGCGCGGGACACCTGCTGCAGCTCATCCGGGAGGGCCGCGCGACCACGCGCGGGGCGCTGCAACGGGCCACCGGGCTCTCCCGGTCCACCGTCGGGCACCGGCTCGACCAGCTCTTCGCGGCGGGCTGGCTGCGGGAGGGCGAGGCGGCACCCGTCGAGGGTTCCGGTGGCGGACGGCCGTCCACACGGCTGGAGTTCGACGCGGAGCACGCCGTCGTGCTCGCCGCCGACCTCGGCACGCACCTCACGAGCGCGGCCGTCGTCGACCTGGCGGGCACCGTACTGGCCGAGCGGTCCGGCGAGATGCTCATCACGGACGGGCCGGACCACGTACTCGACACGCTGGCGCAGTGGTTCGCCGGTCTGCTGAAGGAGACCGGCACACCGCACGGCCGGGTGTGCGGCATCGGCCTGTCCGTGCCGGGCCCCGTCGACTGGGACTCGGGTCTGGTCGTCCAGCCGCCGATCATGCCGGGCTGGGACGGCTTCCCGATCCGCGGCAGGCTCCAGGAGGCATGGGTCCGGCACATCGCCGCCGACGGGCCTGCCGTGCCCGTACTCGTCGACAACGACGCCAACTTGATGGCCTACGCGGAGCAGCGCGCCGGCCACCGGGACTGCGCGGCCTTCCTGCTGGTGAAGGTCTCCACCGGCATCGGCGCGGGCGTGGTCGCGGACGGCCGGCTCTACCGCGGGATCGACGGCGGCGCCGGCGACATCGGCCACATCCGCCTCCACGACTGCCCGGACGCGCTGTGCATGTGCGGCTCGTACGGCTGCCTGGCCGCTGTGGCCAGCGGGCGGGCGCTGGCGGCCCAGCTCTCGGACGCGGGCATCGCCACCTCCTCCGCCTCGGGTGTCCGCGACCACCTCGCCGCCGGGCAGCCGGACGCGGTGCGGCTGGCGCGTGAGGCGGGACGCAAGGTGGGTGAAGTGCTCGTCACCGTCGTCACGTTGCTCAACCCGGGCGTTCTCATGATCGCCGGGGATCTGGCGGGGACGCCGTTCCTCACCGGCGTCCGGGAGCTGCTGTACCAGCGGGCCATGCCGCGCACGACAGCGCATCTGAACGTCGTCACCTCGCGGCTGGGGGAGCGGGCGGGGCTGCTGGGCGCCGCCGCGAGCGTCGTCGAGGAGCTCTACTCGCCGGAGCGGGCCGATGCCCGGCTCGCCGATCCCGGCCGCTGA
- a CDS encoding MFS transporter has protein sequence MPYSKARKRAVLMILCTGLFMAMLDNLVVTTALPGIGADLGTGTAGLQWVVEAYSVVFAALLLTGGTLGDRWGRRRVYLAGLALFTAGSAVCALAQGIDVLVVGRAVQGVGAAALTPGTLSILRHVFTDPRERARAIGVNSGVSGAGLVLGPALGGPLVDHFGWSSAFWINVPVGAAGLMAAARVLPEVPRSGARPDPAGQITAVLGLGALVLTLIEGPVRGWSDPAVLCGAGTAAVALTAFTVAERRVASPMLDLRLLTDRSTGTAVLAGAAVGFGFFGLSVFVTLYLQYVLNWSPTKAGLAMLPATVFTAVTAVLTGRLCARFGHRFVLAAGLVLLAAGLAGFTLYGAQARFAEFGWLMPLLGTGFGMAVASTSVAVMEAAPKARAGAASATLNMLREVGGVAGVAVMGAILSARFAAALRDELPATGSRDADALAHSVTAGGSTGLGSTSGLPAAVVRGIDDAFVTGLHLALWTGAFTLLLAAAAVLLRMRKRHRRDDGPRTDGDGDSTAEESAAAQPAEP, from the coding sequence ATGCCGTATTCGAAGGCCCGCAAGCGGGCGGTGTTGATGATCCTCTGCACGGGCCTGTTCATGGCGATGCTCGACAACCTCGTGGTGACCACGGCCCTGCCCGGCATCGGGGCGGACCTCGGAACCGGAACGGCCGGTCTGCAGTGGGTCGTCGAGGCGTACAGCGTCGTCTTCGCCGCGCTGCTGCTCACCGGGGGAACGCTCGGCGACCGCTGGGGCCGGCGTCGCGTCTACCTCGCCGGACTCGCGCTGTTCACCGCCGGCTCGGCCGTCTGCGCCCTGGCCCAAGGCATCGACGTCCTGGTTGTCGGACGCGCGGTGCAGGGCGTGGGCGCCGCGGCCCTCACGCCGGGCACGCTCTCGATCCTGCGGCACGTCTTCACCGATCCCCGCGAGAGGGCCCGGGCGATAGGCGTCAACAGCGGTGTTTCGGGGGCGGGCCTCGTCCTGGGACCGGCGCTGGGCGGACCGTTGGTGGATCACTTCGGCTGGTCGAGCGCGTTCTGGATCAACGTCCCGGTCGGTGCTGCCGGGCTGATGGCCGCCGCGCGCGTCCTGCCGGAGGTTCCCCGCTCGGGCGCGCGGCCCGACCCTGCCGGGCAGATCACGGCCGTGCTCGGGCTGGGCGCCCTCGTACTGACCCTGATCGAGGGGCCCGTACGGGGGTGGAGCGACCCCGCGGTCCTCTGCGGAGCCGGCACCGCCGCCGTCGCCCTGACGGCCTTCACGGTCGCCGAACGCCGGGTGGCCTCGCCGATGCTGGACCTGCGGCTGCTGACTGACCGGTCCACCGGCACCGCGGTCCTCGCCGGAGCCGCCGTGGGCTTCGGCTTCTTCGGGCTCAGCGTCTTCGTCACGCTCTATCTGCAGTACGTCCTGAACTGGTCCCCGACCAAGGCCGGTCTGGCCATGCTGCCCGCCACCGTGTTCACCGCCGTCACGGCCGTACTGACCGGACGTCTCTGCGCCCGCTTCGGCCACCGCTTCGTCCTGGCCGCCGGACTGGTCCTGCTCGCCGCCGGGCTCGCCGGGTTCACCCTGTACGGGGCGCAGGCCCGGTTCGCCGAGTTCGGCTGGCTCATGCCGCTCCTGGGCACGGGGTTCGGCATGGCCGTTGCCTCCACCTCCGTCGCGGTGATGGAGGCGGCGCCCAAGGCACGTGCGGGAGCCGCCTCCGCGACGCTCAACATGCTCCGCGAGGTCGGCGGTGTGGCCGGTGTCGCGGTGATGGGCGCGATCCTCTCCGCAAGGTTCGCCGCCGCACTCCGCGACGAACTCCCCGCCACCGGTTCGCGGGACGCGGACGCGCTGGCCCACTCCGTCACGGCAGGGGGCAGCACGGGACTCGGCAGCACGTCGGGTCTGCCCGCCGCCGTCGTACGCGGCATCGACGACGCCTTCGTCACCGGCCTCCATCTGGCGCTGTGGACCGGTGCGTTCACGCTGCTGCTCGCCGCGGCGGCGGTGCTGCTGCGCATGCGGAAGCGGCACCGTCGCGACGACGGGCCTCGCACCGACGGCGACGGCGACAGTACGGCGGAAGAGTCCGCGGCCGCGCAGCCCGCTGAGCCCTGA
- a CDS encoding ABC transporter substrate-binding protein has protein sequence MWARRPHARYARNAAGRTAAAAVAVSLGAALLAGCSANARTGPDRPDDKITVWTLENLPARMAAEKKMVARFEKKSGVRVELVGVDEGQLPQLIMSAAASGHLPDVIGSLPLGQAWQMYGNGLLNTKAPADIVKELGRGTFNPNALELTSDGPARLTVPSDAWLQLLVYRKDLLKKAGLPAPDSYATMLDAARKLDRGRMHGISLATDPADAFTQQSFEDLALANDCQLVGKGKVTLDSSACRRTFATYDELAREHGAPGTQTVDTTRATYFAGRSPMMVWSSFLLDELSGQRADAVPSCPECKKNKAFLAENSGITTALKGPDGKKPVQFGEITSWAVTKTAETGASRKFVKYMLSDGYEDWFGMAPEGKIPVRQGTSDDPRKFTRAWHSSRLGVEAKVRKPLNSIYPDELLDELTEGIGVMRRWGFTQGEGALVGATNGELPVPKAIGAMTSGQTSPDEAARESQDEIDALRRSLR, from the coding sequence ATGTGGGCGCGGCGCCCGCACGCGAGGTACGCGAGGAACGCCGCCGGGAGAACCGCCGCGGCCGCCGTGGCCGTGTCGCTGGGTGCCGCGCTGCTCGCGGGGTGCTCGGCGAACGCCCGGACGGGCCCGGACCGGCCGGACGACAAGATCACCGTGTGGACGTTGGAGAACCTGCCCGCGCGCATGGCGGCCGAGAAGAAGATGGTGGCCCGCTTCGAGAAGAAGAGCGGTGTGCGGGTCGAACTCGTCGGCGTGGACGAGGGCCAGCTCCCGCAGCTGATCATGTCCGCCGCCGCCTCCGGCCATCTGCCCGACGTGATCGGCTCGCTCCCCCTCGGCCAGGCCTGGCAGATGTACGGCAACGGGCTGCTGAACACCAAGGCACCCGCCGACATCGTCAAGGAGCTGGGCCGCGGCACCTTCAACCCCAACGCGCTCGAGCTGACGTCGGACGGCCCGGCGCGGCTCACCGTCCCCTCCGACGCCTGGCTGCAACTCCTCGTCTACCGCAAGGACTTGCTGAAGAAGGCCGGCCTGCCCGCGCCCGACAGCTACGCCACGATGCTCGACGCCGCACGGAAGCTCGACCGCGGCCGCATGCACGGCATCTCGCTGGCCACCGATCCCGCCGACGCCTTCACACAGCAGAGCTTCGAGGACCTCGCCCTTGCCAACGACTGCCAGCTGGTGGGGAAGGGCAAGGTGACGCTGGACTCCTCCGCGTGCCGTCGCACCTTCGCCACGTACGACGAACTGGCCCGCGAGCACGGAGCTCCCGGCACGCAGACCGTCGACACCACCCGTGCCACGTATTTCGCGGGCAGGTCTCCGATGATGGTCTGGTCCTCGTTCCTGCTGGACGAGCTGTCCGGGCAGCGTGCCGACGCGGTGCCGAGCTGCCCGGAGTGCAAGAAGAACAAGGCGTTCCTCGCGGAGAACAGCGGCATCACCACCGCGCTGAAGGGCCCGGACGGAAAGAAGCCCGTGCAGTTCGGCGAGATCACCTCGTGGGCCGTGACGAAGACCGCGGAGACCGGAGCCTCCCGCAAGTTCGTGAAGTACATGCTGAGCGACGGCTACGAGGACTGGTTCGGGATGGCGCCCGAAGGCAAGATCCCGGTACGGCAAGGGACTTCGGACGACCCCCGCAAGTTCACCCGTGCCTGGCACTCCAGCCGGCTCGGCGTCGAGGCGAAGGTGCGCAAGCCCCTGAACTCGATCTATCCCGACGAGCTGCTGGACGAACTGACCGAGGGCATCGGCGTGATGCGCCGCTGGGGCTTCACCCAGGGTGAGGGAGCCCTCGTCGGCGCCACGAACGGCGAACTGCCCGTACCCAAGGCCATCGGAGCCATGACCAGCGGCCAGACCTCGCCGGACGAGGCGGCCCGCGAGTCCCAGGACGAGATCGACGCGCTGCGGCGGTCCCTGCGGTGA
- a CDS encoding carbohydrate ABC transporter permease has product MSRAQFEERLFGVLRWVVIAFLALITLAPFYYMLLLSVKPIDALLLDPGRLWVSAQEFTLSTYEEVLKPTAEGGQGFLGMLSNSALASLGAVVLTLLAAIPGSYAVSRLRFFGGRQLSALFLAVYLFPATLLAVPLFVMFAKIGLQGSIVGLAIVYIAQTVPVSVYMLRNYFATIPFSVEEAAALDGCSRLQTIRRVVLPLAAPSLMATALYIFMIAWNEFLFALLFLAATPENWTVSLGLQQLANGIEVSKTVLMAGSVVLTVPVVLLFLAAERLLTEGLTSGADKS; this is encoded by the coding sequence ATGAGCCGGGCCCAGTTCGAGGAGCGGCTGTTCGGCGTGCTGCGCTGGGTGGTGATCGCCTTCCTCGCGCTGATCACGCTGGCGCCGTTCTACTACATGCTCCTGCTGTCGGTGAAACCCATCGATGCCCTGCTGCTGGACCCCGGCCGACTGTGGGTCTCCGCCCAGGAGTTCACCCTGAGCACGTACGAGGAGGTGCTCAAGCCGACCGCCGAGGGCGGCCAGGGATTCCTGGGCATGCTCTCCAACTCGGCGCTCGCCTCGCTCGGTGCCGTGGTGCTCACGCTCCTGGCGGCCATCCCCGGCTCGTACGCGGTCAGCCGGCTGCGCTTCTTCGGCGGACGGCAGCTGAGCGCGCTCTTCCTCGCCGTCTATCTCTTCCCGGCGACGCTGCTGGCCGTGCCGCTCTTCGTGATGTTCGCGAAGATCGGGCTGCAGGGCAGCATCGTGGGGCTCGCGATCGTCTACATCGCACAGACCGTGCCCGTCTCGGTCTACATGCTGAGGAACTACTTCGCGACGATCCCCTTCAGCGTCGAGGAGGCTGCGGCGCTGGACGGCTGTTCACGCCTGCAGACGATCCGCAGGGTCGTACTGCCCCTGGCCGCACCGTCGTTGATGGCCACCGCCCTGTACATCTTCATGATCGCGTGGAACGAGTTCCTCTTCGCGCTGCTCTTCCTCGCGGCGACGCCGGAGAACTGGACGGTCTCCCTCGGGCTCCAGCAGCTGGCCAACGGCATCGAGGTGTCCAAGACCGTGCTGATGGCAGGATCGGTCGTGCTGACCGTTCCTGTGGTCCTTCTCTTCCTCGCCGCGGAACGGCTGCTGACCGAGGGCCTCACCAGCGGGGCGGACAAGAGCTGA
- a CDS encoding carbohydrate ABC transporter permease — MTHPTTTAPDGVPSPDASSADGAADGRSPRGAPGPGVTRRPLTASRRENRAGLAFVTPTVVVVGVVVVLPILWTVLLAFQNARLIDIQNMGLLGDWSLENFQSVFGSPGFWTSLWTTLLYTVGSTAGSIALGLVAALALRKPFRGRGLVRGSMLLPYVAPVVAVAFVWQIALSPQFGIVNEWGAKLLGWDDPVAFLSTRSYEVSLLGLDFELPLALLTVIAFETWRYFPFAFLFLLARLQAVPGSLEEAAKVDGAAPTQRFRHVLLPQLMPVVALLSVLRFIMEFNKFDDVYLLTGGGSGTDVVAVRVYNFLTARFDVGAAAAQALVLAVILMALLGLYFTFFGRKVQEDS, encoded by the coding sequence ATGACGCATCCCACGACCACCGCACCGGACGGCGTCCCCAGTCCGGACGCCTCCTCAGCAGACGGCGCCGCGGACGGGCGGAGCCCGCGAGGCGCACCCGGCCCTGGCGTCACGCGCCGCCCGCTCACCGCGAGCCGCAGGGAGAACCGCGCGGGGCTGGCCTTCGTCACGCCCACCGTGGTCGTCGTGGGCGTCGTCGTCGTCCTTCCGATCCTGTGGACGGTGCTCCTCGCGTTCCAGAACGCACGGCTCATCGACATCCAGAACATGGGGCTGCTGGGCGACTGGTCGCTGGAGAACTTCCAGTCGGTCTTCGGCTCACCCGGCTTCTGGACCAGCCTGTGGACCACGCTCCTGTACACCGTGGGCTCGACGGCCGGCTCGATCGCGCTCGGCCTGGTCGCCGCGCTCGCGCTGCGCAAGCCCTTCCGGGGCCGGGGACTGGTCCGCGGTTCGATGCTGCTGCCGTACGTCGCGCCGGTCGTGGCCGTCGCGTTCGTGTGGCAGATCGCGCTGAGCCCGCAGTTCGGCATCGTCAACGAGTGGGGCGCCAAGCTGCTCGGCTGGGACGACCCGGTGGCCTTCCTCTCCACCCGTTCCTACGAAGTCTCCCTGCTCGGGCTGGACTTCGAGCTGCCGCTGGCCCTGCTGACCGTCATCGCCTTCGAGACCTGGCGCTACTTCCCGTTCGCCTTCCTCTTCCTGCTGGCCCGCCTCCAGGCGGTGCCCGGCAGCCTGGAGGAGGCAGCGAAGGTCGATGGCGCCGCTCCCACCCAGCGCTTCCGGCACGTGCTGCTGCCGCAGCTCATGCCCGTCGTCGCGCTGCTGTCCGTGCTGCGCTTCATCATGGAGTTCAACAAGTTCGACGACGTGTACCTGCTGACCGGCGGCGGCTCCGGCACGGACGTCGTCGCGGTGCGGGTCTACAACTTCCTCACCGCCCGCTTCGACGTGGGCGCAGCCGCGGCCCAGGCGCTCGTCCTCGCAGTGATCCTGATGGCGCTGCTGGGCCTGTACTTCACGTTCTTCGGCAGGAAGGTCCAGGAAGACTCATGA
- a CDS encoding IclR family transcriptional regulator translates to MPKKQGEEHDRQADVYAASSVDNALRTLVYLRGHQCARVTDISDHLGVARSTAHRLLTTLRGHGFVEQEPGGRRYRLGPVLLGLTRGPVDEPTLVQVAHSHLARLRDEAGETTNLLVLDGPDSRFADGVEGPHPLRVGTRTGDRVPAYGTAGGKALLSELSPEAARTRYRRGLAALTASTLPDVDALVAELAVTRARGYALNVDESVMGVHGVGVPVRDRFGTCVAAVTVAAPSIRLDLARAAELAPLLRQTAERIGSEL, encoded by the coding sequence ATGCCGAAAAAACAGGGGGAGGAACACGATCGGCAGGCCGACGTCTACGCCGCCAGCTCGGTCGACAACGCACTGCGCACCCTGGTCTATCTGCGCGGACACCAGTGCGCCCGCGTCACGGACATCAGCGACCACCTGGGCGTGGCCCGCTCCACCGCGCACCGGCTGCTGACAACGCTGCGCGGCCATGGATTCGTCGAGCAGGAACCCGGCGGCCGCCGCTACCGTCTCGGCCCCGTGCTGCTGGGGCTGACCCGCGGACCGGTCGACGAGCCGACGCTGGTGCAGGTCGCCCACAGCCATCTCGCCCGCCTGCGGGACGAGGCGGGCGAGACGACCAACCTCCTCGTCCTCGACGGTCCCGACTCGCGCTTCGCCGACGGCGTCGAGGGCCCGCACCCGCTCCGCGTGGGCACGCGTACGGGCGACCGCGTGCCCGCGTACGGCACGGCCGGAGGCAAGGCGCTGCTCTCCGAGCTGTCCCCCGAGGCCGCGCGCACCCGCTACCGGCGCGGGCTGGCGGCGCTGACGGCCTCGACGCTGCCCGACGTCGACGCCCTCGTCGCCGAACTCGCCGTGACGCGCGCACGCGGCTATGCCCTGAACGTCGACGAGAGCGTCATGGGCGTGCACGGCGTCGGCGTCCCGGTACGCGACCGGTTCGGCACATGCGTGGCGGCGGTGACCGTCGCCGCCCCGAGCATCCGCCTCGACCTCGCGCGCGCCGCCGAACTCGCCCCGCTGCTGCGGCAGACCGCCGAGCGCATCGGCTCGGAGCTGTAG
- a CDS encoding Gfo/Idh/MocA family protein produces MTEPWTADPVRVGLVGAGPWARTMHARMLAAGPETELAGVWARRPEAAADVAAPYGAATASSFAELLDMCEAVAFAVPPSVQAELAPSAARAGRALLLEKPLGLDLASARGLADAVADSGVVSQLVLSKRYHPRTREFLARARQLKVAGARSCYVHGAFLDGEMATGWRLEHGALLDLGPHLLDLLDLAVGPIASVRAAGDSRRWIELTCEHQNGAVSQASLSGAVRLPRARTRVELYSEEEELVYDTAEFDQDEGWAVLRREFAEAVREGRSRDVDARRGLRLQELLEQARRSAA; encoded by the coding sequence GTGACCGAGCCTTGGACCGCCGACCCGGTACGGGTGGGCCTCGTCGGAGCCGGCCCCTGGGCCCGCACCATGCACGCCCGGATGCTCGCGGCAGGCCCGGAGACCGAGCTGGCCGGCGTGTGGGCGCGCAGGCCCGAGGCCGCGGCGGACGTCGCCGCCCCGTACGGTGCCGCCACCGCGTCCTCGTTCGCCGAACTCCTCGACATGTGTGAGGCGGTGGCCTTCGCCGTACCGCCGTCGGTGCAGGCCGAGTTGGCGCCCTCCGCCGCGCGGGCGGGCCGGGCGCTGCTGCTGGAGAAGCCGCTCGGCCTCGACCTCGCCTCCGCCCGTGGGCTGGCGGACGCCGTGGCCGACAGCGGCGTCGTCTCCCAACTCGTACTGAGCAAGCGTTACCACCCGCGCACCCGTGAATTCCTCGCGCGGGCAAGGCAGTTGAAGGTCGCGGGTGCCCGTTCCTGCTACGTGCACGGCGCCTTCCTCGACGGGGAGATGGCGACCGGCTGGCGCCTGGAGCACGGCGCGCTGCTCGACCTGGGCCCGCATCTGCTGGACCTGCTCGACCTCGCGGTCGGCCCCATCGCCTCCGTGCGTGCCGCGGGGGATTCGCGGCGCTGGATCGAGCTCACTTGTGAGCACCAGAACGGTGCGGTCAGCCAGGCGTCGTTGTCGGGCGCGGTGCGGCTCCCACGGGCGCGGACCCGGGTCGAGCTCTACTCCGAGGAGGAGGAACTCGTCTACGACACAGCGGAGTTCGACCAGGACGAGGGCTGGGCCGTGCTGCGGCGCGAGTTCGCGGAGGCAGTACGCGAGGGGCGCTCACGGGACGTCGACGCGCGGCGCGGGCTGCGTCTCCAGGAGCTGCTGGAGCAGGCGCGGCGGTCGGCCGCCTGA